In Vigna radiata var. radiata cultivar VC1973A chromosome 3, Vradiata_ver6, whole genome shotgun sequence, the following proteins share a genomic window:
- the LOC106757820 gene encoding putative G3BP-like protein isoform X1: MASSYPGSVSATQVGSYFVGQYYQILRQQPNLVHQFYSDSSSMIRVDGDSVETAQDVLQIHSIVSLLSFTSIEIKTINSLDSWDGGVIVMVSGSVKLKDITGRRKFVQTFFLAPQEKGYFVLNDIFHFVEEGVTYPNMIPVASEIDNQPHVSASLAEPPVASDYGLEEEAREYVNSVHIDDDPVDKYSLPEHQQQLHEDLETEIVVEETSAQEASPPIHNVVHTVQETPAALVEESFEEPPKKTYASIMMEENSKRREKFKLRVAKGQPVLSAAPQHVPQYTFKSAPPPSELNHVAQPAIQQSSPVSVYVPESGSEPADEGYGLEDEGEVTSVYVRNLPANVTEAEIDQEFKNFGRIKPDGIFIRVRKEIGVCYAFVEFEDIIGVQNALQASPIQLAGRQVYIEERRPNSGSAVRGGRRGRGRGSYQADAPRGRFGARNMGRGSNLDNSDYSRLRGDGYLQRSSR, encoded by the exons ATGGCGTCGTCTTATCCTGGTTCCGTTAGTGCCACACAG GTTGGCTCCTACTTCGTCGGACAGTACTATCAGATTCTCCGCCAACAGCCGAATCTTGTTCACCAGTTTTACTCTGATTCCAGCAGCATGATTCGTGTCGATGGAGATTCCGTTGAAACTGCGCAAGATGTGTTG CAAATTCATTCAATTGTGTCGTTACTGAGTTTCACTTCAATTGAGATCAAGACCATCAATTCTCTCGACTCTTGGGATGGAGGTGTGATTGTCATGGTCTCAGGTTCTGTGAAGCTAAAGGATATAACCGGGAGGCGGAAGTTCGTTCAAACCTTCTTTCTTGCTCCTCAAGAGAAGGGTTACTTTGTTCTGaatgatatttttcattttgttgaaGAAGGTGTTACATACCCAAATATGATACCAGTGGCATCTGAAATTGACAATCAACCGCATGTGTCTGCATCTCTTGCAGAGCCACCAG TAGCTTCAGACTACGGTTTGGAGGAAGAAGCTAGGGAATATGTAAACTCAGTTCATATTGACGATGATCCAGTGGACAAATATAGTCTTCCTGAGCACCAGCAGCAGCTACATGAAGATCTTGAAACCGAAATTGTTGTGGAGGAAACTTCTGCACAGGAGGCATCTCCACCAATTCACAATGTTGTGCATACTGTTCAAGAAACCCCTGCAGCTCTTGTAGAAGAGTCTTTTGAAGAGCCTCCTAAGAAAACTTACGCATCTATT ATGATGGAGGAAAACAGTAAAAGGAGGGAAAAATTTAAG TTACGAGTCGCCAAAGGTCAGCCCGTGTTATCAGCTGCTCCTCAGCATGTTCCACAATACACCTTTAAAAGTGCCCCACCTCCTTCAGAGTTGAACCATGTAGCACAGCCAGCAATTCAGCAGTCGAGCCCTGTATCTGTGTATGTCCCTGAGTCAGGATCTGAGCCTGCAGATGAAGGCTATGGACTAGAAGATGAAG GTGAAGTAACCTCTGTCTATGTGAGAAACTTACCTGCTAACGTTACTGAAGCAGAGATTGACCAGGAATTTAAGAATTTTGGCAGAATTAAGCCAGATGGAATATTCATTAGGGTTCGAAAG GAAATTGGAGTGTGCTATGCATTTGTGGAATTTGAAGATATCATTGGTGTTCAAAATGCGCTTCAG GCTTCTCCAATTCAGTTAGCTGGAAGACAGGTATACATAGAAGAGCGAAGGCCAAACAGTGGCAGTGCAGTTCGAGGAGGAA GAAGGGGAAGAGGCAGAGGCAGTTATCAAGCAGATGCTCCGAGAGGGCGTTTTGGTGCAAGGAACATGGGAAGGGGAAGTAATCTGGATAATTCAGACTACTCCAGACTAAGAGGCGATGGTTATCTTCAACGTAGTTCACGATga
- the LOC106757820 gene encoding putative G3BP-like protein isoform X2: protein MASSYPGSVSATQVGSYFVGQYYQILRQQPNLVHQFYSDSSSMIRVDGDSVETAQDVLQIHSIVSLLSFTSIEIKTINSLDSWDGGVIVMVSGSVKLKDITGRRKFVQTFFLAPQEKGYFVLNDIFHFVEEGVTYPNMIPVASEIDNQPHVSASLAEPPASDYGLEEEAREYVNSVHIDDDPVDKYSLPEHQQQLHEDLETEIVVEETSAQEASPPIHNVVHTVQETPAALVEESFEEPPKKTYASIMMEENSKRREKFKLRVAKGQPVLSAAPQHVPQYTFKSAPPPSELNHVAQPAIQQSSPVSVYVPESGSEPADEGYGLEDEGEVTSVYVRNLPANVTEAEIDQEFKNFGRIKPDGIFIRVRKEIGVCYAFVEFEDIIGVQNALQASPIQLAGRQVYIEERRPNSGSAVRGGRRGRGRGSYQADAPRGRFGARNMGRGSNLDNSDYSRLRGDGYLQRSSR from the exons ATGGCGTCGTCTTATCCTGGTTCCGTTAGTGCCACACAG GTTGGCTCCTACTTCGTCGGACAGTACTATCAGATTCTCCGCCAACAGCCGAATCTTGTTCACCAGTTTTACTCTGATTCCAGCAGCATGATTCGTGTCGATGGAGATTCCGTTGAAACTGCGCAAGATGTGTTG CAAATTCATTCAATTGTGTCGTTACTGAGTTTCACTTCAATTGAGATCAAGACCATCAATTCTCTCGACTCTTGGGATGGAGGTGTGATTGTCATGGTCTCAGGTTCTGTGAAGCTAAAGGATATAACCGGGAGGCGGAAGTTCGTTCAAACCTTCTTTCTTGCTCCTCAAGAGAAGGGTTACTTTGTTCTGaatgatatttttcattttgttgaaGAAGGTGTTACATACCCAAATATGATACCAGTGGCATCTGAAATTGACAATCAACCGCATGTGTCTGCATCTCTTGCAGAGCCACCAG CTTCAGACTACGGTTTGGAGGAAGAAGCTAGGGAATATGTAAACTCAGTTCATATTGACGATGATCCAGTGGACAAATATAGTCTTCCTGAGCACCAGCAGCAGCTACATGAAGATCTTGAAACCGAAATTGTTGTGGAGGAAACTTCTGCACAGGAGGCATCTCCACCAATTCACAATGTTGTGCATACTGTTCAAGAAACCCCTGCAGCTCTTGTAGAAGAGTCTTTTGAAGAGCCTCCTAAGAAAACTTACGCATCTATT ATGATGGAGGAAAACAGTAAAAGGAGGGAAAAATTTAAG TTACGAGTCGCCAAAGGTCAGCCCGTGTTATCAGCTGCTCCTCAGCATGTTCCACAATACACCTTTAAAAGTGCCCCACCTCCTTCAGAGTTGAACCATGTAGCACAGCCAGCAATTCAGCAGTCGAGCCCTGTATCTGTGTATGTCCCTGAGTCAGGATCTGAGCCTGCAGATGAAGGCTATGGACTAGAAGATGAAG GTGAAGTAACCTCTGTCTATGTGAGAAACTTACCTGCTAACGTTACTGAAGCAGAGATTGACCAGGAATTTAAGAATTTTGGCAGAATTAAGCCAGATGGAATATTCATTAGGGTTCGAAAG GAAATTGGAGTGTGCTATGCATTTGTGGAATTTGAAGATATCATTGGTGTTCAAAATGCGCTTCAG GCTTCTCCAATTCAGTTAGCTGGAAGACAGGTATACATAGAAGAGCGAAGGCCAAACAGTGGCAGTGCAGTTCGAGGAGGAA GAAGGGGAAGAGGCAGAGGCAGTTATCAAGCAGATGCTCCGAGAGGGCGTTTTGGTGCAAGGAACATGGGAAGGGGAAGTAATCTGGATAATTCAGACTACTCCAGACTAAGAGGCGATGGTTATCTTCAACGTAGTTCACGATga
- the LOC106757820 gene encoding putative G3BP-like protein isoform X4, which produces MASSYPGSVSATQVGSYFVGQYYQILRQQPNLVHQFYSDSSSMIRVDGDSVETAQDVLQIHSIVSLLSFTSIEIKTINSLDSWDGGVIVMVSGSVKLKDITGRRKFVQTFFLAPQEKGYFVLNDIFHFVEEGVTYPNMIPVASEIDNQPHVSASLAEPPASDYGLEEEAREYVNSVHIDDDPVDKYSLPEHQQQLHEDLETEIVVEETSAQEASPPIHNVVHTVQETPAALVEESFEEPPKKTYASILRVAKGQPVLSAAPQHVPQYTFKSAPPPSELNHVAQPAIQQSSPVSVYVPESGSEPADEGYGLEDEGEVTSVYVRNLPANVTEAEIDQEFKNFGRIKPDGIFIRVRKEIGVCYAFVEFEDIIGVQNALQASPIQLAGRQVYIEERRPNSGSAVRGGRRGRGRGSYQADAPRGRFGARNMGRGSNLDNSDYSRLRGDGYLQRSSR; this is translated from the exons ATGGCGTCGTCTTATCCTGGTTCCGTTAGTGCCACACAG GTTGGCTCCTACTTCGTCGGACAGTACTATCAGATTCTCCGCCAACAGCCGAATCTTGTTCACCAGTTTTACTCTGATTCCAGCAGCATGATTCGTGTCGATGGAGATTCCGTTGAAACTGCGCAAGATGTGTTG CAAATTCATTCAATTGTGTCGTTACTGAGTTTCACTTCAATTGAGATCAAGACCATCAATTCTCTCGACTCTTGGGATGGAGGTGTGATTGTCATGGTCTCAGGTTCTGTGAAGCTAAAGGATATAACCGGGAGGCGGAAGTTCGTTCAAACCTTCTTTCTTGCTCCTCAAGAGAAGGGTTACTTTGTTCTGaatgatatttttcattttgttgaaGAAGGTGTTACATACCCAAATATGATACCAGTGGCATCTGAAATTGACAATCAACCGCATGTGTCTGCATCTCTTGCAGAGCCACCAG CTTCAGACTACGGTTTGGAGGAAGAAGCTAGGGAATATGTAAACTCAGTTCATATTGACGATGATCCAGTGGACAAATATAGTCTTCCTGAGCACCAGCAGCAGCTACATGAAGATCTTGAAACCGAAATTGTTGTGGAGGAAACTTCTGCACAGGAGGCATCTCCACCAATTCACAATGTTGTGCATACTGTTCAAGAAACCCCTGCAGCTCTTGTAGAAGAGTCTTTTGAAGAGCCTCCTAAGAAAACTTACGCATCTATT TTACGAGTCGCCAAAGGTCAGCCCGTGTTATCAGCTGCTCCTCAGCATGTTCCACAATACACCTTTAAAAGTGCCCCACCTCCTTCAGAGTTGAACCATGTAGCACAGCCAGCAATTCAGCAGTCGAGCCCTGTATCTGTGTATGTCCCTGAGTCAGGATCTGAGCCTGCAGATGAAGGCTATGGACTAGAAGATGAAG GTGAAGTAACCTCTGTCTATGTGAGAAACTTACCTGCTAACGTTACTGAAGCAGAGATTGACCAGGAATTTAAGAATTTTGGCAGAATTAAGCCAGATGGAATATTCATTAGGGTTCGAAAG GAAATTGGAGTGTGCTATGCATTTGTGGAATTTGAAGATATCATTGGTGTTCAAAATGCGCTTCAG GCTTCTCCAATTCAGTTAGCTGGAAGACAGGTATACATAGAAGAGCGAAGGCCAAACAGTGGCAGTGCAGTTCGAGGAGGAA GAAGGGGAAGAGGCAGAGGCAGTTATCAAGCAGATGCTCCGAGAGGGCGTTTTGGTGCAAGGAACATGGGAAGGGGAAGTAATCTGGATAATTCAGACTACTCCAGACTAAGAGGCGATGGTTATCTTCAACGTAGTTCACGATga
- the LOC106757820 gene encoding putative G3BP-like protein isoform X3 translates to MASSYPGSVSATQVGSYFVGQYYQILRQQPNLVHQFYSDSSSMIRVDGDSVETAQDVLQIHSIVSLLSFTSIEIKTINSLDSWDGGVIVMVSGSVKLKDITGRRKFVQTFFLAPQEKGYFVLNDIFHFVEEGVTYPNMIPVASEIDNQPHVSASLAEPPVASDYGLEEEAREYVNSVHIDDDPVDKYSLPEHQQQLHEDLETEIVVEETSAQEASPPIHNVVHTVQETPAALVEESFEEPPKKTYASILRVAKGQPVLSAAPQHVPQYTFKSAPPPSELNHVAQPAIQQSSPVSVYVPESGSEPADEGYGLEDEGEVTSVYVRNLPANVTEAEIDQEFKNFGRIKPDGIFIRVRKEIGVCYAFVEFEDIIGVQNALQASPIQLAGRQVYIEERRPNSGSAVRGGRRGRGRGSYQADAPRGRFGARNMGRGSNLDNSDYSRLRGDGYLQRSSR, encoded by the exons ATGGCGTCGTCTTATCCTGGTTCCGTTAGTGCCACACAG GTTGGCTCCTACTTCGTCGGACAGTACTATCAGATTCTCCGCCAACAGCCGAATCTTGTTCACCAGTTTTACTCTGATTCCAGCAGCATGATTCGTGTCGATGGAGATTCCGTTGAAACTGCGCAAGATGTGTTG CAAATTCATTCAATTGTGTCGTTACTGAGTTTCACTTCAATTGAGATCAAGACCATCAATTCTCTCGACTCTTGGGATGGAGGTGTGATTGTCATGGTCTCAGGTTCTGTGAAGCTAAAGGATATAACCGGGAGGCGGAAGTTCGTTCAAACCTTCTTTCTTGCTCCTCAAGAGAAGGGTTACTTTGTTCTGaatgatatttttcattttgttgaaGAAGGTGTTACATACCCAAATATGATACCAGTGGCATCTGAAATTGACAATCAACCGCATGTGTCTGCATCTCTTGCAGAGCCACCAG TAGCTTCAGACTACGGTTTGGAGGAAGAAGCTAGGGAATATGTAAACTCAGTTCATATTGACGATGATCCAGTGGACAAATATAGTCTTCCTGAGCACCAGCAGCAGCTACATGAAGATCTTGAAACCGAAATTGTTGTGGAGGAAACTTCTGCACAGGAGGCATCTCCACCAATTCACAATGTTGTGCATACTGTTCAAGAAACCCCTGCAGCTCTTGTAGAAGAGTCTTTTGAAGAGCCTCCTAAGAAAACTTACGCATCTATT TTACGAGTCGCCAAAGGTCAGCCCGTGTTATCAGCTGCTCCTCAGCATGTTCCACAATACACCTTTAAAAGTGCCCCACCTCCTTCAGAGTTGAACCATGTAGCACAGCCAGCAATTCAGCAGTCGAGCCCTGTATCTGTGTATGTCCCTGAGTCAGGATCTGAGCCTGCAGATGAAGGCTATGGACTAGAAGATGAAG GTGAAGTAACCTCTGTCTATGTGAGAAACTTACCTGCTAACGTTACTGAAGCAGAGATTGACCAGGAATTTAAGAATTTTGGCAGAATTAAGCCAGATGGAATATTCATTAGGGTTCGAAAG GAAATTGGAGTGTGCTATGCATTTGTGGAATTTGAAGATATCATTGGTGTTCAAAATGCGCTTCAG GCTTCTCCAATTCAGTTAGCTGGAAGACAGGTATACATAGAAGAGCGAAGGCCAAACAGTGGCAGTGCAGTTCGAGGAGGAA GAAGGGGAAGAGGCAGAGGCAGTTATCAAGCAGATGCTCCGAGAGGGCGTTTTGGTGCAAGGAACATGGGAAGGGGAAGTAATCTGGATAATTCAGACTACTCCAGACTAAGAGGCGATGGTTATCTTCAACGTAGTTCACGATga
- the LOC106757959 gene encoding uncharacterized protein LOC106757959 — MLLRSSSTPVLGSLLSNFTDSPNNSIHSESSHAIKHFPPTSVPQHYHRLHVPQTGSFTLPSFSCGSSPISPSIGELERQNKGFRRVQSDGNLQDLAYSCNNEDILEFSDPSKRFPTRNRCLVLETIPSFSLGKRNGLRLEEEDEEMESESEEGEEKGGEGLSVVNGVILSEAWKAKDGVCRVSFGEQEEVGSGKEMYLAKGLGVECCGDGIGGCIGGGGGSSDHNPLDSGGNDGDRHEVEEYYKKMVKENPGDPLFLRNYANFLYQCKQDREGAEEYYSRAILADPNDGDVLSQYGKLVWEVHHDQERASSYFERAVQASPEDSHVHAAYASFLWDAEEEEDGNNEAQCLPPHSHQGAMATAGA, encoded by the exons ATGCTGCTAAGAAGCTCTTCAACGCCAGTTCTTGGATCCCTCCTTTCCAACTTCACAGATAGTCCTAACAACAGTATTCACTCAGAAAGCAGCCATGCAATTAAGCACTTTCCACCAACCAGCGTTCCCCAACATTATCACAGACTTCATGTCCCCCAAACTGGGTCCTTCACTCTCCCTTCCTTCTCATGTGGTTCTTCCCCGATCTCTCCCTCAATTGGTGAGCTTGAAAGGCAAAACAAAGGCTTTAGAAGAGTTCAATCTGATGGGAACTTGCAAGACTTAGCCTACTCCTGCAACAACGAAGACATATTGGAATTTTCAGACCCTTCAAAGAGGTTTCCAACGAGGAACAGATGCTTGGTGCTGGAGACAATTCCTTCTTTCTCGCTTGGTAAGCGCAACGGCTTGCGTctagaagaggaagatgaagaaatgGAAAGTGAGAGTGAAGAAGGGGAGGAGAAGGGGGGAGAGGGGTTGAGTGTGGTGAATGGTGTGATATTGAGTGAAGCTTGGAAAGCGAAAGATGGTGTTTGCAGAGTGAGTTTTGGTGAGCAGGAAGAGGTTGGTAGTGGTAAAGAAATGTATCTTGCAAAGGGGCTTGGGGTAGAGTGCTGCGGGGATGGCATAGGTGGCTGCATAGGGGGTGGTGGAGGTAGTAGTGATCACAATCCTTTGGATTCTGGAGGGAATGACGGCGATAGGCATGAGGTGGAGGAGTATTACAAGAAAATGGTGAAAGAAAATCCAGGGGATCCTTTGTTTCTGAGGAATTATGCTAATTTTTTGTATCAG TGCAAACAGGATCGTGAAGGAGCAGAGGAGTATTATTCCCGTGCCATACTGGCAGACCCAAATGATGGAGATGTTCTATCACAGTATGGGAAGCTGGTTTGGGAGGTACATCATGACCAAGAACGTGCATCCAGCTATTTTGAAAGAGCAGTTCAAGCCTCTCCTGAAGACAG CCATGTACATGCAGCATATGCTAGTTTCCTTTGGGACgcagaggaagaggaagatggtAACAATGAAGCACAGTGTTTGCCGCCTCATTCTCATCAAGGAGCTATGGCTACCGCAGGTGCTTGA
- the LOC106756832 gene encoding uncharacterized protein LOC106756832 yields the protein MLVKRLSSFLKLSPKPQISSATKSVDEESSKYFGRKAVSFILITITGGVALSAFDDLAIYHGCSSKAMEKAIKNQALIDAVGEPIVKGPWYNASLAVAHKRHSVSCSFPVSGPKGTGVLQLKAVRNRDDTWSSFFLHRDWDILIMDALLHVPGNEERHRTFRINLADNPLSCTACTESAPHPSENSKANLTSNQ from the exons ATGTTGGTAAAGAGATTAAGCTCATTCCTTAAACTCTCCCCAAAACCTCAGATTTCCTC TGCCACGAAGAGTGTGGATGAAGAGAGCAGCAAATACTTTGGTAGAAAGGCAGTGTCATTTATTTTGATTACTATTACAGGTGGTGTTGCTCTGAGTGCTTTTGATGACCTTGCCATCTATCATGGATGTAGCAG CAAGGCCATGGAAAAGGCGATCAAGAACCAAGCACTAATAGATGCTGTCGGAGAACCCATTGTTAAAGGTCCATGGTACAATGCATCTCTTGCAGTAGCTCATAAAAGACATTCTGTTTCATGCTCATTTCCAGTTTCTGGACCGAAAGGCACCGGTGTCTTGCAGCTGAAGGCAGTTCGAAATCGAG ATGACACTTGgtcttcctttttccttcatcGTGACTGGGACATTTTAATCATGGATGCTCTCCTCCATGTACCCGGGAATGAGGAGAGGCACCGAACATTTCGGATCAATCTTGCTGACAATCCTCTTTCTTGCACTGCTTGCACCGAGAGCGCACCTCATCCATCGGAAAATTCAAAGGCAAATTTGACTTCTAATCAATAA
- the LOC106757250 gene encoding pentatricopeptide repeat-containing protein At5g50390, chloroplastic produces the protein MENALSLHRSQTPLMGSSSPGNLSSLGRCFASKERDRCHLFSWICCSSMERRLRPKPKKGGHVERQVTVLEDTPIWKPSSSAICRQIEQLVLCNRYREAMELFEILEVGHNGFDVGGSTYDALVSACVGLRSIRDVKRVYNYMINSEFEPDLFVMNRILFMHVRCGLMLDARKLFEEMPERDSASWMTMIGGLVDSGDFSEAFRLFLCMWEEINDGGSRTFVTMIRASAGLGLVQVGRQIHACALKRGVGNDNFVSCTLIDMYSKCGSIDDAHCVFDQMPEKTTVGWNSIIASYALHGYSEEALSLYYGMRDSGATIDHFTISIVIRICARLASLEHAKQAHAALVRHGYGTDIVANTALIDFYSKWGRMQDAQHVFNRMRCKNVISWNALIGGYGNHGQGEEAVKMFERMLQEGMIPNHITFLAVLSACSYSGLSERGWEIFYSMSRDHKVKPRAMHYACMIELLGREGLLDEAYALIRSAPFKPTTNMWAALLTACRMNENLQLGKLAAEKLYGMEPEKLCNYVVLLNLYNSSGKLKEAAGVLQTLKRKGLRMLSACSWIEVKKQPYVFLCGDKSHSQTKEIYDKVDSLMVEISRYGYAVENETLLPDVDEEEQRILKYHSEKLAIAFGLINTPYWTPLQITQGHRVCGDCHNAIKLIAKVTGREIVIRDASRFHHFRNGSCSCGDYW, from the coding sequence ATGGAAAATGCACTTTCTCTTCACAGATCCCAAACCCCACTTATGGGTTCTTCATCTCCTGGGAACCTTTCTTCTTTGGGGCGTTGCTTTGCCTCAAAGGAAAGAGATCGGTGTCACCTGTTTTCCTGGATATGTTGTTCCTCCATGGAACGAAGGCTGAGACCAAAACCAAAGAAAGGGGGCCATGTTGAAAGACAAGTCACAGTTTTGGAGGATACCCCGATCTGGAAACCGTCCTCTTCTGCGATTTGTCGTCAGATAGAGCAGTTGGTTTTGTGTAATAGGTACCGGGAGGCAATGgagttgtttgaaattttggaaGTTGGACATAATGGTTTTGATGTGGGTGGTAGCACCTATGATGCTTTGGTGAGTGCTTGTGTCGGTTTGAGATCGATTAGAGATGTTAAGAGGGTGTATAATTATATGATCAACAGTGAGTTTGAGCCTGATTTGTTTGTGATGAATAGGATATTGTTTATGCATGTCAGATGTGGTCTCATGCTCGATGCACGAAAGCTGTTTGAGGAAATGCCTGAGAGAGATTCGGCTTCGTGGATGACCATGATTGGTGGACTTGTAGACTCTGGGGATTTCTCTGAAGCTTTTAGGTTGTTTCTGTGTATGTGGGAAGAGATTAATGACGGAGGATCTCGCACGTTTGTCACCATGATTCGGGCATCGGCTGGATTGGGTCTTGTTCAAGTTGGAAGGCAAATTCATGCATGTGCTTTGAAAAGAGGGGTCGGTAATGATAATTTTGTGTCTTGTACACTGATTGACATGTACAGTAAGTGTGGTAGCATCGACGATGCTCATTGTGTATTTGATCAAATGCCAGAGAAGACAACTGTAGGATGGAATTCCATTATTGCTAGCTATGCTCTTCATGGTTATAGTGAGGAAGCTCTTAGTTTATACTATGGCATGCGAGATAGCGGAGCTACAATAGATCACTTTACTATTTCAATTGTGATAAGAATTTGTGCGAGATTGGCGTCATTGGAACATGCAAAACAAGCTCATGCTGCTTTAGTTCGCCATGGTTATGGCACTGATATAGTGGCAAACACTGCACTTATTGACTTCTATAGCAAATGGGGTAGGATGCAGGATGCCCAGCATGTTTTCAACAGGATGCGCTGCAAGAATGTCATATCTTGGAACGCATTGATTGGCGGATATGGTAACCACGGTCAAGGAGAAGAGGCTGTAAAAATGTTCGAGCGGATGCTTCAAGAAGGGATGATTCCTAACCATATCACTTTCCTTGCTGTCTTATCTGCGTGTAGCTATTCAGGTTTATCAGAAAGAGGTTGGGAGATTTTTTACTCTATGAGCAGAGATCACAAGGTTAAGCCCAGAGCAATGCATTATGCATGTATGATTGAACTATTAGGTCGGGAGGGCTTATTAGACGAGGCTTATGCACTAATAAGAAGTGCTCCTTTCAAGCCAACGACAAACATGTGGGCAGCATTGTTGACAGCTTGCAGAATGAACGAGAATCTACAGCTGGGGAAGTTGGCTGCTGAAAAGCTTTACGGGATGGAGCCGGAGAAGCTGTGTAATTATGTAGTACTTCTGAACCTATACAACAGTTCTGGTAAATTGAAGGAAGCTGCAGGTGTTTTACAGACCTTAAAGAGGAAGGGTTTAAGAATGCTTTCAGCATGTAGCTGGATTGAAGTCAAGAAACAACCTTATGTCTTCCTTTGTGGAGACAAATCTCACTCCCAAACAAAGGAAATTTATGATAAGGTAGACAGCCTGATGGTTGAAATATCTAGGTATGGTTATGCTGTGGAGAATGAAACTTTGCTTCCTGATGTGGATGAAGAGGAGCAGCGTATACTAAAATACCACAGTGAAAAGCTGGCTATAGCTTTTGGACTTATCAACACTCCATACTGGACACCTTTGCAAATCACTCAGGGCCATCGTGTGTGTGGTGATTGTCATAATGCAATTAAACTTATAGCCAAGGTTACAGGGCGGGAAATAGTGATAAGAGATGCTAGTAGATTTCACCATTTTAGAAACGGTAGTTGTTCATGTGGCGATTATTGgtga